In Chionomys nivalis chromosome 21, mChiNiv1.1, whole genome shotgun sequence, the genomic window AGACGGCCAGGCCAGGTGCTAAGTCACCCAGGCAAACTCCaccttgcctctgcctgccaaatgCTGCAGTCTCAGGTGTACCCCCACATCCAGCTCTCCATTGACATTTCCTCCCAGGGTCCTGTGTCACCAGAATAGCCATACTGTCTGTTGACTaggtgggaaactgaggctgagggaTGAGCTTTGCTTAGGGGCACACAGTGAAAGCAGGATTGGAATCTGGGCCTTGCTGGTCCAGTCCACACTTTCCTATGGCCTGGGTACGCCAGTGCCTCCCAAACTTGGTTCTTCCTACCTTGAATTTCTGTGCCCTCCCTTCCAGGGCACCTGCCCTGCCAGGCAACAAACCACCAGCTTCTCCCCCACCCAGAGAAAAGCTGATGCAGGTGCCTTGGTCCcagcctctctctccctgccctctcAGGTGTGCGCTACAATGCAGAAAAGAAGAAGGTCGGCAGTTACTACACAACTCCAATCTACAGGTAGGAGCACCTGGTGCCACCTTAGGACAGGTGTGCCGTCACAGGTTAAAGGGTCCATAGAGGAGtcttgaaggggaagggaacttGGCATCTTCCTCTAGAGCcattctctgtgtaactgtccatGTTGGCCTGTCAGTCAGGGTTTGtccctccctccaacccttcATGGCCCCCACCTTCCCCAATAAAAGCTCAGGCCCCTCATTCACTTCAGGCCCTGCGGCCTCTGCTCCAGGAAGCTAAATGGCCCCATCCCCGTGCTACTCAGACACTGCCTTCAAaggcacattttcttttcttttcttttaataaatgatgggttttatttgttttatatttttattttatgtgctttggtattttacctatatatatatatatatatatatttctgtgggagggtgtcagatcttggaatcttggagttacagacacttgtgagccaccatgtagatgctaggAAATGAAACCCAAGccctctaaaagagcagtcagtgcccttaactgctgagccatctctccagcccaagccatCACCTCTTATGTGGTCACTCTTCACTGACACGTGCTCATCATCACATCAGCCCCTCCCGAGCTGATTTTCACATGTCCGTCATCGCATCAGCCCCTCCCAGAGCAGGTTGTCCTACTCTGCTGGCTAGCGTCATCCCCAGCTGCTGGCACCAGCCTGGCACAGAGTAGCCAatagagggagggtgggaggatgCCCAGGTGGTGACCCGTCGAGTACAAGAGTGAATAGAGGATGGGTAACTGGATGGCTGGCTGGTGGGTGGATCTATGGGTGGATCCATAGATGGatgggtaaatggatggaagGCTGGTGGGTGGATCTATGGGTGGATCCATAGATGGATGGGTAACTGGATGGATGGCTGGTGGGTGGATCTATGGGTGGATCCATAGATGAACCAGTGGGCAGGGAAGTGGATGATGGATTAGTAGGTAGATGGACGGACAtgtagatggatgaatgaatgtatAGGTGGGTGGGTAAGTAGGCAAGGAATGGACAAATGAATGAAAGAGCCAGCTTTAGTGTCTGGGTGCTTGGTTGTAGGCGgagagtcttactgtgtagcctagggAGCACTGGGGTCACAAGtgggtgccaccacacctagccttaAATGTTGGGTTTTTGTCACACTGGGGGTGAAAGCCAACACTGGAGCATGCTGAGCAGGCCCTGTACTTTGGACCCCCAACCCCATCCTCAGCCTCTTGGTTGCTCTTCTGGATGCAAGCCTGCAGGTCTTTCAAGGGTTCTCCCAGCTCTGAGCTGGGTGCGGTGGGTGCTCAGACAGTGGTTCTGGGGTCTCAGGAGAGCATCACTGCATCCTAACTCCAGGTCCTTTGTAGGTTCCGAATGAAATGCCACCTCTGCGTCAACTACATCGAGATGCAAACAGACCCTGCCAACTGTGACTATGTCATCGTGAGTGGTGCCAGCCGCAAGGAGGAGCGCTGGGATATGGAAGACAATGAGCAGGTGCTGACCACAGGTGAGCACCACATGCTTGCCCACCCCACGTGACCCCAGGTGGCTTCCCCAGAGTCATGCTTACGTGGTCCTTGCAGAgcatgagaagaaagagaaactggaGACGGACGCCATGTTCCGCCTGGAGCATGGCGAGGCTGACCGCAGCACGCTGAAGAAGGCCCTGCCTACACTCAGCCACATCCAGGAGGCACAGAACGCCTGGAAGGACGACTTCGCTCTGAATAGCATGCTGCGCAGGCGCTTCCGGGTGAGGAAACCCCACAGTGGACATCAGCCTGCTCGGAGCTGGGGGACTGTGGTTCAGACCTGTGTCCCTCATCCCATTTGCGAGCTGGTCATTTTCCCTCTGAGCCCCAGGCTCCCTGTATGCAGCACAGAGTCATGTCCCTGCCTaatctcttcctgctgctctaACAAGCATAGCGCAGACTGGGAAGTCTAGATCTGAGATGGATTAGTCACTGCTGTACAAGCCGGAAGTCTAGCATTGAGGCATCTACAAATTGACTGTGTACAGAGTGCCTGGTTGGGTTCCTCGGAACTTCCTGTTGGATCCTCAAGGCACAGACAGGACACACAGGCACCCTGGGGACTCCTGTGTAAGGCACTGACCCTGTTGATGAGGGAGAGCCCTCACGACCTGGTCACCTGCCCAAAGCCATCACAGAGGGAACTACATTTCAGCACAAGCAGGAAGCCAGTTCTGGTCATGTCTGTCTGTGCTTCCAGCCACTGGGGGACTGAAATGGGAGGCTCACCAGAGCCCAGGGGTCGGAGTCcaacctcaaaaacagaaagctgggcCTGTTGGCTCGTGCTTATAACCACAatgctcaggaagctgaggcaggggaactaTTTCAAGTTCCAGGTCCATCTGGGTTGCAAAGGGAGAccatgccccccacccccaaaagtggggggggggagtagaaAAAAATTCTAGGACCTTCGAATTACAGTATGGCTCAAGCTTAAGTGTGGTTAAATTCTCCATCCCCTGCCTGGACCTGTTGGGACtccaggcatgggccaccacacctccTTTATCACATCTTAGGACTTTATCTAGTGGGTCACACCTGCAGCCCATCATTGGTCAGCGTGTAGTGTTATATAGCACACGGTCATCTTTTTGACACTGAGGGCTTGAGGGACCAAATGCATAAGCCCTGCACGTGGGGCCACTTTTGCATCGCAGGTACTGTATGAGCCCTTCCCTTGCTTCAGTGTCAAGGGAGAAGCAGACCCACTGGCTGGAGTGAGACCCATGCATCTCAAGGAGGCAAGGTTCTGGTGTCACTCCCTGTGTGTCACACCCtcccacaggaaaaaaagaaagccatgcaggaggaggaagagaaggaccaGGCCCTGCAGGCGAAGGCCAACCTAGCCATCCCTCTCGTGCCGGAGACAGAGGACGACCGCAGACTGGCTGCCCTGCTAAGGCTGCACACCCTGGACTGTGAGTGGTGGCACAGGACCAGGAGCttcatgggaggcagaggttgcAAGCCGGGTTTGGGGGGCACCTGGTCCCTAGGGGCCTTGTTGCTTACAGTGGTGGGGAGGAAGCTCAAGGGGTGTGAGTATGCTATGGACACTTTGCCCCTGAACCTGCACGATACCTTTTCTTCCCCACAGCCTATGAGGACAAACAGAAACTGAAGCGCACGGAGATCATCCACCGCTCTTGGTTCCCCTCGGCCCAGGGACCCAGTGCTAGCAGCAGCAAAGCTAGCAATGTCCTGAAGAAGCTGTGCCAGGGCCGCAGACCACCCCCCAGCACCACAGGCACAGTGGGGGACCTGGGCATAGTGAGGAGAAGAGCTCAAGAAGTTCCAGAAAGTCTCCAGTGTGCAGCAGACAGTCCCTTGTCAGCAGAACCAAGAGGGCCACCAGGAGCCACCCAGGACAGACCTCAAGAGACAGCAGAATCCACGAGGAACTGTAGAGACCAGGCCTTACCCCTGGGTTCCTCCCAGGAGGACCTGCTGCGCCCCAGCAACCCCAGTGCCTCCCTGGTGGCTGACTACTCGGACTCAGAGAGCGAGTAAGGGAGTCAGAATTCCAGGGACCAGAAGCCATTACTCGTCCAGACCTTACGGACTGCAGGCCTCATTGCTGCTGGCCCAGCTACAGACTTCTCTCCCTATAGAgatcattatttatttagtttcgCTGAGGATGTCTGTGCCTTGGTAGAACCCCTGACACCGTAACATTAAAGCCCTGTTCTTTGTCCCTGCCTTGGGTTGCTAGAGTCACCTAGTAgctgtccttccttcatttccaCCCAACTAAGCAGGTGTTGCTGCAGCCACTATCATGACAGCAGTGTCCCCAACAGCAGGATGGGGGCTTTGAGATACGGGGTTAAGATTGGCCATGGGCTGGGGTGGCCTCCTGTATGAGCTGTCGGGGACTACACAGGAAGGTTGAAAGAGGGTCAGGCTGCTGGAGCCACAGACAAAACACTAGAGTTGGGCAGGAAGGACATCCAGGCTGCATGACATAGGCTGGGGTCAGCCACTCATGATGACCCAGCTAGTAGGGGGGCTTGTGAAACAGCCATCAAAAACACCCTAATCCATACAGTGCTGAGCACACCCCCAGTAGAGACAAGGTGTGGTCCAgtctaacctgggctacaaagggaaaTTCCTGTTTgggtgtgtggttttgttttgtgttttgttttttaaga contains:
- the Yju2b gene encoding probable splicing factor YJU2B, with translation MGERKGQNKYYPPDFNPEKHGSLNRYHNSHPLRERARKLSQGILVIRFEMPYNIWCDGCKNHIGMGVRYNAEKKKVGSYYTTPIYRFRMKCHLCVNYIEMQTDPANCDYVIVSGASRKEERWDMEDNEQVLTTEHEKKEKLETDAMFRLEHGEADRSTLKKALPTLSHIQEAQNAWKDDFALNSMLRRRFREKKKAMQEEEEKDQALQAKANLAIPLVPETEDDRRLAALLRLHTLDSYEDKQKLKRTEIIHRSWFPSAQGPSASSSKASNVLKKLCQGRRPPPSTTGTVGDLGIVRRRAQEVPESLQCAADSPLSAEPRGPPGATQDRPQETAESTRNCRDQALPLGSSQEDLLRPSNPSASLVADYSDSESE